From the genome of Pseudomonas sp. AB6, one region includes:
- a CDS encoding leucine-rich repeat-containing protein kinase family protein: protein MMDADRRPHTLERLRAGQLNGIKRLDLSCGLLEFPVEIFDLADTLEILNLSGNALRNLPADLYRLQKLRVLFCSENQFTELPPCIGHCSQLQIIGFKANQIRHIPAQALPPLLRWLILTDNCIETLPEAIGDCGALQKLMLAGNQLHTLPASLARCTQLELVRISANQLTALPDWLLKLPALAWLAYAGNPLPTYHADTPIRQIIWSHLAVQQLLGEGASGVIQQALWRAPEQLETLVAVKLYKGSITSDGSPLNEMAACIAAGSHPNLIGVEGQIAEHPSDQTGLVMQLIAPHFENLAGPPSLESCTRDVYPLNTVFTLETALRLARGIASAAEHLHASHLSHGDLYAHNILFSQDGDCLLGDFGAASFHPTGQTEQPALLERIEVRAFGILLDELTKRCGSREVAGLNALQHKCTQPDVLARPSFAEVNRVLREL from the coding sequence ATGATGGATGCCGATCGTCGACCACACACCCTTGAACGCCTTCGTGCAGGCCAACTTAACGGCATCAAACGCCTTGATTTGTCCTGTGGGCTACTAGAGTTTCCTGTAGAAATTTTCGACCTTGCTGACACACTTGAAATTCTCAACCTGAGTGGTAATGCACTCCGTAATTTGCCAGCGGACCTCTACCGTTTACAAAAACTGCGTGTCTTGTTTTGTTCGGAAAACCAGTTCACCGAGCTGCCGCCGTGTATCGGTCATTGCAGTCAATTGCAAATCATCGGGTTCAAGGCCAATCAAATTCGACACATTCCGGCCCAGGCATTACCACCACTGCTGCGCTGGTTGATCCTGACCGACAATTGCATTGAAACCTTGCCCGAGGCTATCGGTGACTGCGGCGCCTTGCAAAAGCTAATGCTTGCGGGCAACCAGTTGCACACATTACCGGCGTCCCTTGCTCGCTGTACGCAACTCGAATTGGTGCGCATCTCCGCCAATCAGCTAACCGCGCTTCCCGACTGGCTATTAAAATTGCCTGCACTGGCTTGGCTGGCCTACGCGGGTAACCCGCTGCCCACCTACCACGCGGATACGCCCATCCGGCAAATCATTTGGTCGCACCTGGCCGTGCAGCAACTATTGGGCGAAGGCGCTTCCGGAGTTATCCAGCAGGCGCTGTGGCGAGCACCGGAACAACTGGAGACGTTGGTGGCGGTGAAACTTTATAAAGGCAGCATCACCAGCGACGGTTCCCCACTGAACGAGATGGCGGCCTGTATCGCGGCGGGTTCGCACCCGAATCTGATTGGCGTCGAAGGGCAAATCGCAGAACACCCTAGCGATCAAACCGGTTTAGTCATGCAACTCATCGCCCCACACTTCGAAAACCTCGCCGGGCCGCCGAGCCTTGAGTCCTGTACGCGGGATGTCTATCCATTGAATACCGTCTTCACCTTGGAAACCGCGCTACGGCTAGCCCGGGGTATAGCCTCGGCCGCTGAACACCTCCATGCCAGCCACCTCAGCCACGGTGACTTGTACGCTCATAACATTTTGTTCAGCCAAGACGGCGATTGCCTGTTAGGAGACTTCGGTGCAGCGTCATTCCACCCCACTGGACAGACAGAGCAACCGGCACTGCTGGAGCGGATTGAAGTTCGGGCATTTGGAATTTTACTGGATGAACTGACGAAACGCTGCGGATCGCGGGAAGTGGCAGGACTGAACGCTCTTCAACACAAGTGCACTCAGCCAGACGTTCTGGCAAGGCCGTCGTTCGCAGAGGTTAACCGGGTATTGCGAGAGCTTTAA
- a CDS encoding enoyl-CoA hydratase, whose protein sequence is MSYESILIEIRGRVGLITLNRPHALNALNAQLVHELNQALDVLDANRDIGCIVLTGSKKAFAAGADIKEMSELTYPQIYLDDLFSDSDRIANRRKPMIAAVAGFALGGGCELALMCDFILAADNAKFGQPEIKLGVLPGMGGTQRLTRAVGKAKAMEMCLSGRLIDAVEAERSGLVSRVLPVDHLLDEALKVAAEIAAKSLPVAMMVKESVNRAFEVSLAEGIRFERRVFHAAFATSDQKEGMTAFIEKREPHFKGY, encoded by the coding sequence ATGAGTTATGAATCTATTCTGATAGAGATTCGAGGTCGTGTAGGTTTGATTACCTTGAACCGTCCCCACGCGTTGAATGCCTTGAACGCTCAATTGGTCCATGAGTTGAACCAGGCGCTGGATGTATTGGACGCGAATCGTGACATTGGCTGCATCGTCCTGACAGGCTCTAAAAAAGCCTTCGCCGCAGGTGCAGACATCAAGGAAATGTCTGAGTTGACGTATCCGCAGATCTACCTTGACGATCTGTTTTCCGACAGTGATCGCATTGCTAACCGGCGTAAACCGATGATCGCCGCGGTTGCCGGATTTGCCTTGGGCGGAGGTTGTGAGCTGGCACTGATGTGCGACTTTATCCTCGCGGCCGATAACGCAAAATTCGGTCAGCCGGAAATCAAACTGGGTGTATTGCCCGGCATGGGCGGCACCCAACGGCTCACACGTGCGGTGGGGAAAGCCAAGGCCATGGAAATGTGTCTGAGTGGACGTTTGATTGACGCAGTGGAAGCTGAGCGTTCTGGGCTGGTGTCCCGGGTGCTGCCGGTTGATCACTTGTTGGATGAGGCGTTGAAAGTAGCGGCTGAAATCGCCGCAAAATCCTTGCCCGTGGCGATGATGGTCAAGGAAAGTGTTAATCGTGCCTTTGAAGTGAGTCTCGCCGAAGGTATCCGCTTTGAGCGCAGGGTTTTCCATGCGGCCTTCGCGACGAGCGATCAAAAAGAAGGCATGACAGCGTTCATTGAAAAACGCGAGCCGCACTTCAAAGGGTATTGA
- a CDS encoding TetR/AcrR family transcriptional regulator translates to MAIKEGIRTGGRSARVQESIHAAIRDLLLEHERSTLSVPMIAARAGVTPSTIYRRWGDLTSLLADAALERLRPDVPVNCGNLRDDLQSWTEQYLDDMNSVAGREMMRDVVASAAGRSGKCATIVRDQLQIIVDRAIARGEATPPAEDLVDAIVAPMIYRILYAEAPPAIDRMFQLIDICLVRHC, encoded by the coding sequence ATGGCTATTAAAGAAGGTATTCGCACGGGCGGCCGCAGTGCCCGTGTTCAAGAGTCGATCCACGCCGCTATCCGCGATCTGTTGCTTGAGCATGAACGTTCAACTCTTAGCGTACCGATGATTGCGGCCCGCGCAGGGGTGACGCCATCCACCATATATCGGCGTTGGGGCGACCTGACCAGTTTGCTGGCAGACGCTGCGCTAGAGCGCTTGCGCCCGGACGTACCGGTTAATTGCGGCAACCTCCGCGACGATCTGCAGAGCTGGACCGAACAATATTTAGACGATATGAACTCCGTTGCCGGGCGGGAGATGATGCGGGACGTTGTCGCGAGCGCTGCAGGTCGTTCAGGCAAATGTGCGACTATTGTCCGCGATCAGCTTCAAATCATTGTCGATCGTGCAATCGCACGCGGCGAGGCAACACCCCCTGCCGAAGACCTTGTGGACGCGATTGTGGCGCCGATGATTTACCGAATCCTGTACGCAGAGGCGCCCCCCGCCATAGACCGAATGTTTCAGTTAATTGATATCTGTCTGGTCCGGCACTGCTGA
- a CDS encoding YebC/PmpR family DNA-binding transcriptional regulator, which produces MGAQWKVKHKEAASNAKGRIFGKLSKEIMIAARTGADPDMNPRLRLIIEQAKKASMPRETLERAIKKGAGLLGEGVTFERLTYEGFAPHRVPVIVECLTDNINRTVSEIRVLFRKGQLGAAGSVSWDFNHLGMIEAVPATPDADAELAAIEAGAQDFEPAEEGATLFLTELTDLDAVCKALPEFGFTVQSAQLGYRPKSTVDGLSDEEMADVEAFLEAIDGHDDVQNVYVGLAG; this is translated from the coding sequence ATGGGCGCACAGTGGAAGGTCAAGCATAAAGAAGCGGCATCGAATGCCAAAGGTCGAATCTTTGGCAAGCTGTCCAAGGAAATCATGATCGCTGCCCGAACCGGTGCTGATCCCGACATGAACCCACGATTGCGGTTAATCATCGAGCAGGCAAAGAAAGCATCAATGCCACGTGAAACACTTGAGCGCGCGATAAAAAAAGGCGCTGGGCTTCTGGGCGAAGGCGTTACATTTGAGCGCCTGACTTACGAAGGATTTGCGCCGCATCGGGTGCCCGTGATCGTGGAATGCCTGACCGACAACATTAATCGCACGGTGTCTGAAATTCGTGTGTTGTTTCGCAAGGGGCAACTAGGTGCCGCAGGCTCGGTGTCTTGGGACTTCAACCATCTGGGAATGATCGAAGCTGTGCCCGCGACGCCGGACGCCGACGCTGAATTAGCTGCCATTGAGGCAGGTGCTCAGGATTTCGAACCAGCCGAAGAAGGCGCTACGCTGTTTCTCACTGAGTTAACCGACCTGGACGCTGTGTGCAAGGCGCTACCGGAGTTTGGTTTCACCGTGCAGTCGGCGCAGTTGGGGTATCGTCCCAAAAGCACGGTTGATGGCTTAAGTGATGAGGAAATGGCGGATGTCGAGGCGTTTCTTGAAGCGATTGATGGGCATGACGATGTGCAGAACGTGTACGTAGGGTTGGCCGGTTAA
- a CDS encoding type VI secretion system Vgr family protein → MSQEKETLITLTVANAPLELRVTHFRGCEALNRPYWFEIDLVSPNVYLEVKLLKSRSAFLCIGEEQNGVHGLIGSVLPLYVGKTISHFRVTLEPRLQALQQRYHQRLFQGLSVPQIIKQILEEHGIGDDHYRFEPLVGLYPPRETCAQYDENNLHLLQRLCAEEGIHFRFEHHRNQHVVIFGDDPANFSELPRPARYQKTGDRDATHPAISHMVETYAFDARPEHCTPFAHQSPHDAEEDSLPSPDYGHAANQSCDTFKPSKPPEIAETRLRQLSERTLERMRCERRYVHGVSNQPMLSSGRILWVIAHPNGMFNDHWLLTELHHAGKQPQVLDGLDPLDTKELIEQASLDHDQWPPTFDLESNDRGVKDLAPLTRGYRNHFRAIPWAMSYRPSLIPYAPKVSGHHTATLMGENGLPITRDALGRVQVKLRWPQIQSGNEACVWLPLAIGAPSTRTTSDLLAGTEVMLNYFDGDLNRPVIVDTVSGQATPRPEPSICIDGQSLGRLVERIHLSAGQTLRADAPSPMTLATADTRIELHTDHIRISNPKRLSRSICEEEPTLYEKTPEPDQPDPSPTRPDFSALFQWVSRY, encoded by the coding sequence TTGAGCCAAGAAAAGGAAACATTGATCACCTTGACCGTCGCCAACGCGCCGTTGGAATTACGCGTCACCCATTTCAGAGGCTGTGAAGCACTAAACCGACCTTACTGGTTTGAAATTGACCTGGTTAGTCCAAACGTTTATCTAGAGGTCAAACTGCTGAAGTCGCGGAGCGCCTTTCTTTGCATAGGTGAAGAGCAAAATGGCGTCCATGGCTTGATAGGCAGCGTCCTACCGCTATACGTTGGTAAAACTATCAGCCATTTTCGGGTAACCCTTGAACCACGCTTGCAAGCGTTGCAGCAGCGGTACCATCAGCGATTGTTTCAAGGTTTGAGCGTACCCCAAATCATTAAGCAGATCCTCGAAGAGCACGGTATCGGGGATGACCATTATCGTTTTGAACCTCTAGTGGGGCTCTATCCACCACGGGAAACCTGTGCTCAATACGACGAAAATAATTTGCACCTCTTACAGCGACTCTGTGCAGAGGAAGGCATTCATTTCCGTTTTGAACACCACCGCAACCAGCACGTTGTAATTTTTGGCGACGATCCGGCCAACTTTTCCGAGTTACCGCGACCAGCCCGTTACCAGAAAACCGGCGATCGCGACGCGACTCACCCAGCCATCAGCCACATGGTAGAAACCTATGCCTTTGACGCGCGTCCTGAACACTGCACGCCCTTTGCGCACCAATCGCCGCACGACGCCGAGGAGGACAGCCTTCCGTCACCGGACTACGGCCATGCAGCCAACCAATCGTGCGATACGTTTAAACCCAGCAAGCCGCCGGAAATAGCCGAAACCAGGCTTCGTCAACTGAGCGAACGCACTTTAGAGCGCATGCGTTGCGAGCGGCGGTATGTGCATGGTGTTAGTAATCAGCCCATGTTGAGCAGCGGACGAATACTGTGGGTGATCGCTCATCCCAATGGCATGTTCAACGATCATTGGTTACTCACTGAACTTCACCACGCGGGCAAGCAACCCCAAGTGTTGGATGGGCTCGACCCACTTGACACTAAAGAGCTCATCGAACAGGCGTCGTTGGACCATGACCAGTGGCCACCAACTTTCGATCTTGAATCTAACGACAGGGGCGTTAAGGATCTTGCACCGCTGACTCGCGGCTATCGAAATCACTTTCGTGCTATCCCATGGGCCATGTCTTATCGCCCGTCGCTTATACCTTACGCGCCAAAAGTTTCCGGTCACCACACTGCCACCTTAATGGGCGAAAACGGCCTTCCGATAACCCGCGACGCGTTAGGCCGTGTTCAGGTGAAGCTACGTTGGCCACAGATTCAGTCAGGTAACGAAGCTTGTGTTTGGCTGCCATTGGCCATTGGAGCTCCCTCGACCAGAACAACGTCAGACTTACTGGCAGGCACCGAAGTGATGTTGAATTATTTCGACGGGGATCTAAATCGACCGGTAATTGTCGACACCGTCAGTGGCCAAGCGACACCGAGGCCGGAGCCGTCGATATGTATCGATGGCCAATCACTGGGCCGCTTGGTGGAGCGCATCCATCTAAGCGCTGGGCAAACGCTACGTGCTGATGCGCCATCGCCCATGACTCTGGCCACTGCAGATACGCGCATTGAGTTGCACACGGATCACATTCGAATCTCTAATCCCAAACGCCTGAGTCGCAGCATCTGCGAGGAAGAACCCACCCTTTACGAGAAGACACCGGAACCTGACCAGCCCGATCCTTCGCCAACCCGGCCCGACTTCAGCGCACTGTTTCAATGGGTGAGCCGGTATTAG
- a CDS encoding acyl-CoA dehydrogenase, which translates to MLPTEEQQQISDAARQFAQERLRPFSAQWDRDHAFPRQAISEMAELGFFGMLVPEQWGGCDTGYLAYAMALEEIAAGDGACSTIMSVHNSVGCVPILRFGTEQQKQRFLTPLASGEMLGAFALTEAQAGSDASNLRTRARLEGDHYVLNGSKQFITSGKNAGVVIVFAVTDPAAGKRGITAFIVPTDSPGYTVAKVEEKLGQHASDTCEILFENVKVPIDQRLGAEGEGYKIALANLEGGRVGIAAQSIGMARAAFEVARDYAKERTSFGKSLTEHQAVAFRLADMATSIAVARQMVHYAAALRDSGKPALVEASMAKLFASEMAEKVCSSALQTLGGYGYLNDFPLERIYRDVRVCQIYEGTSDIQRIVISRSFYR; encoded by the coding sequence ATGCTTCCCACCGAAGAACAACAACAAATCAGCGATGCGGCCCGGCAGTTCGCCCAAGAGCGGCTCCGGCCGTTCTCTGCTCAATGGGACCGCGATCATGCTTTTCCGCGCCAGGCCATCAGTGAAATGGCTGAACTCGGCTTCTTCGGCATGTTGGTGCCCGAGCAATGGGGCGGCTGCGATACGGGTTACCTCGCATACGCCATGGCGTTAGAAGAGATCGCCGCTGGGGATGGCGCGTGTTCGACCATCATGAGTGTGCACAACTCAGTGGGCTGCGTGCCGATCCTCAGGTTCGGCACCGAACAACAGAAGCAGCGTTTTCTGACGCCGTTGGCCAGCGGCGAGATGCTGGGTGCTTTCGCTCTGACCGAGGCTCAGGCAGGCTCCGACGCCAGCAATTTGCGCACCCGCGCGCGGTTGGAGGGTGACCATTACGTGCTCAATGGCAGTAAGCAGTTCATCACGTCCGGGAAAAACGCCGGGGTGGTGATCGTCTTCGCCGTGACCGACCCCGCTGCCGGTAAGCGCGGTATCACAGCGTTTATCGTGCCGACCGACTCACCGGGTTACACCGTCGCCAAGGTTGAAGAGAAGCTCGGCCAACACGCCTCTGATACCTGTGAAATTCTGTTTGAAAACGTCAAGGTTCCGATTGATCAGCGCCTGGGCGCAGAGGGCGAGGGCTACAAAATCGCGCTGGCCAATCTGGAAGGCGGTCGCGTGGGCATCGCTGCTCAATCGATCGGCATGGCCCGCGCGGCGTTTGAAGTCGCTCGTGATTACGCCAAGGAGCGGACTAGCTTTGGCAAGTCATTGACCGAACACCAGGCCGTGGCCTTTCGACTGGCCGACATGGCCACTTCGATAGCGGTCGCCCGGCAAATGGTGCATTACGCGGCAGCGCTGCGGGACAGTGGCAAGCCGGCGTTGGTTGAGGCATCTATGGCCAAACTGTTTGCTTCGGAAATGGCCGAGAAGGTCTGCTCCAGTGCTTTACAGACTTTGGGTGGCTACGGCTATTTGAATGATTTCCCCCTGGAGCGTATTTACCGAGACGTGCGGGTCTGCCAGATTTATGAGGGCACTAGCGATATTCAACGAATAGTCATTTCAAGAAGTTTTTATCGTTAA
- a CDS encoding MFS transporter, with translation MSHPLQNPSDAARGRSSLGFLAITTLSFFAASSSPTPLYHLYQQNWGFSAAMLTLIFAAYALSLLVALLVVGSLSDYLGRRPVIFAALLLQILSMALFIGATDVSWLLLARLLQGFATGMAASALGAALLDCDQVQGPLVNSVAPLLGMAGGALGTSVLVAYAPMPLTLAFIVLLAAFVLQAVYLWRLPETVSPQPGVFASLKPTLSVPPQARRTLWLILPVDIAAWALGGFYLSLTPSLLAAATGSTSVMNGGLAVAALTLSGVLAILNLRRRPPVLALFVGAICLGIGVAVILLAINSGWLWLFFVGTVIAGCGFGSGFLGAMRLLMPLAHAHERGGLMSTFYVLSYLAFCLPALVAGLSAHRFGLIATANVYGLVVIVLAALALLGLFIQRLANTRSLQCGLHDRQKS, from the coding sequence ATGTCCCACCCTTTGCAAAACCCATCTGACGCAGCTCGCGGTCGTAGCAGTTTAGGGTTTCTGGCCATTACCACACTGAGCTTTTTCGCCGCATCCAGTTCACCAACCCCGCTTTATCACCTGTATCAGCAAAATTGGGGCTTCTCGGCGGCGATGCTGACCCTGATATTCGCCGCGTATGCATTGAGCTTGTTGGTTGCATTATTGGTAGTGGGCTCGTTATCGGATTATCTCGGCAGACGTCCGGTGATCTTCGCTGCGCTATTGCTACAAATTCTATCAATGGCGTTATTTATCGGCGCTACAGACGTGAGCTGGTTGCTGTTGGCGCGGTTGCTTCAGGGTTTTGCCACGGGAATGGCGGCCAGCGCACTGGGAGCTGCGTTGCTCGACTGTGATCAGGTTCAAGGCCCGCTGGTCAATAGCGTAGCGCCGTTGTTGGGGATGGCAGGCGGTGCGTTAGGAACCAGCGTGTTGGTGGCCTACGCCCCGATGCCATTGACGCTGGCATTTATCGTGCTTTTAGCCGCCTTTGTGCTGCAAGCGGTGTACCTGTGGCGATTGCCGGAAACGGTGAGTCCGCAACCCGGGGTGTTCGCCTCGCTAAAACCGACGCTGAGTGTGCCGCCGCAGGCACGGCGTACCCTTTGGCTGATTCTCCCAGTCGACATCGCTGCATGGGCACTGGGCGGGTTCTACCTGTCCTTGACACCGTCGCTCTTGGCGGCGGCAACGGGTTCAACCTCAGTGATGAATGGTGGACTGGCCGTGGCAGCGCTCACCTTAAGTGGCGTGTTGGCAATTCTTAATCTGCGCAGACGGCCGCCGGTACTGGCTTTGTTCGTTGGCGCGATTTGCTTGGGCATCGGCGTGGCGGTGATTTTGCTGGCGATTAACAGCGGTTGGCTGTGGTTGTTTTTCGTCGGCACTGTGATCGCTGGCTGTGGCTTCGGCTCTGGTTTTCTGGGTGCCATGCGCTTACTGATGCCGCTGGCTCATGCCCATGAGCGCGGAGGGTTGATGTCGACGTTTTATGTGCTGAGTTACTTGGCATTTTGTCTACCTGCATTGGTTGCAGGCTTGTCTGCGCACCGCTTCGGCCTGATAGCCACCGCAAACGTCTATGGTTTGGTCGTTATTGTGCTGGCGGCCCTGGCTTTACTCGGTTTATTCATCCAACGGTTGGCAAACACCCGTTCCCTGCAGTGCGGCTTACATGACCGACAAAAGTCGTAG
- a CDS encoding hotdog fold thioesterase produces the protein MSLWFKTPDIEHLNAMQKNTIGELLDIRFESLDDNSITASMVVDHRTHQPYGLLHGGASVVLAETVGSTASYLCIDPSKFFCVGLEINANHLRGLRSGRVTAVAHPVHIGRTTHVWDIRLTSDEGKASCISRLTMAIVPIGEQPPVR, from the coding sequence ATGAGCTTGTGGTTTAAGACCCCGGATATCGAACACCTCAATGCGATGCAGAAGAATACCATCGGCGAATTGTTGGACATTAGGTTCGAAAGTCTCGATGACAATTCGATCACTGCAAGCATGGTGGTTGATCACCGAACTCATCAGCCGTATGGACTGTTGCACGGCGGTGCGTCAGTGGTGTTGGCTGAAACCGTGGGTTCGACGGCCAGCTACCTGTGCATCGACCCGAGCAAATTTTTTTGTGTCGGTCTTGAAATCAACGCCAACCACCTACGCGGTTTACGCAGCGGTCGAGTCACGGCAGTCGCCCATCCCGTTCACATAGGTCGCACGACTCATGTCTGGGACATCCGCCTGACCAGCGACGAAGGCAAGGCCAGTTGTATCTCGCGCTTGACCATGGCAATAGTGCCGATAGGCGAGCAACCACCGGTTCGTTAA
- a CDS encoding propionyl-CoA synthetase, protein MNYVQSHAHSIADPESFWAEQAQQVAWYRKPSNILETLADGTHRWFGDGVLNSSYLALDYHIEQGRGEQTALIYDSPVSYNKVRYSYLELRDEVARLAGLLRQLGVEKGDGVIIYMPMVPQAVMAMLACARLGAVHSVVFGGFAANELALRIDDAKPTLLLTASCGLEFDRVIEYKPLVDKALELARHQPCQVVVLQRPQVLAILQAGRDLDWDVALVGIEPVDPVPVASTDPLYIMYTSGTTGKPKGIVRENGGNAVALIFTMASIYGMQRGDVWWGISDVGWVVGHSLIVYGPLMAGCTTVLYEGKPVRTPDAGSYWRMVEEYRINALFCAPTAMRAIRKADPGGELIKNRDLSSIRHLFLAGEKLDSSTHEWLEQLTGKPVLDHWWQTETGWPVTAPCVGLDGHRPGPGSSNRAVPGYDVRVMDEHGQLVGPGEQGSVVIALPLPPGCSQTLWNDHSRYLEAYLQSFPGYFHTGDGGYVDDEGFVYIMGRTDDVINVAGHRLSTGEMEDLVGQHPAVAECAVIGVHDEIKGQVPLGMIVLKDGVEQSSAQLQSEMVALVREKIGALACLQRIVVVKRLPKTRSGKILRAVLRKIADGEVFTPPSTIDDTAILAEIGVALGMRPNNRP, encoded by the coding sequence ATGAACTACGTCCAAAGTCACGCGCATTCGATTGCCGATCCCGAAAGTTTTTGGGCCGAACAAGCGCAGCAGGTGGCTTGGTATCGCAAGCCCAGCAATATCCTTGAGACCTTGGCCGACGGCACGCACCGCTGGTTCGGCGATGGCGTACTTAATAGCAGCTACCTGGCGCTGGATTATCACATCGAGCAAGGGCGAGGCGAGCAGACGGCGTTGATCTACGACTCGCCGGTTAGCTACAACAAAGTTCGTTATAGCTACCTCGAATTACGCGATGAAGTGGCACGTTTGGCCGGACTCTTGCGTCAGTTGGGTGTGGAAAAAGGCGACGGCGTGATTATTTATATGCCAATGGTGCCGCAAGCGGTAATGGCGATGCTGGCCTGCGCTCGGTTGGGTGCGGTTCACTCGGTGGTCTTTGGCGGTTTTGCTGCCAATGAACTGGCGCTGCGCATCGACGACGCCAAACCCACGTTGCTGCTGACCGCATCTTGCGGCCTCGAATTTGACCGGGTGATTGAATACAAACCCCTGGTCGACAAAGCGTTAGAGCTAGCCCGTCATCAGCCGTGTCAGGTAGTGGTGTTGCAACGTCCGCAGGTCTTGGCAATTTTGCAGGCTGGGCGTGACCTGGATTGGGACGTTGCGTTAGTGGGTATTGAGCCGGTTGATCCGGTGCCTGTCGCGAGTACCGACCCGCTCTACATCATGTACACGTCAGGCACCACGGGTAAGCCCAAGGGCATTGTGCGCGAAAACGGCGGCAATGCCGTGGCATTGATCTTCACCATGGCCTCAATTTATGGCATGCAAAGAGGCGATGTCTGGTGGGGAATTTCCGACGTCGGCTGGGTCGTGGGTCATTCACTGATTGTTTATGGGCCGTTGATGGCCGGGTGTACGACGGTGTTGTATGAGGGCAAACCGGTCCGCACGCCGGATGCGGGAAGCTACTGGCGGATGGTCGAGGAATATCGGATCAACGCCTTATTTTGTGCGCCGACTGCCATGCGAGCGATTCGCAAGGCCGACCCCGGCGGCGAGCTGATCAAAAACCGCGACCTGAGTTCGATTCGCCATTTGTTCCTGGCGGGAGAAAAACTCGACTCCAGCACCCATGAGTGGCTCGAGCAACTGACCGGCAAGCCAGTCCTCGACCACTGGTGGCAGACCGAAACCGGTTGGCCGGTCACGGCACCCTGCGTGGGTCTTGACGGCCACCGTCCTGGCCCTGGTTCAAGCAACCGCGCGGTGCCGGGTTACGACGTTCGAGTGATGGACGAGCACGGGCAATTGGTGGGGCCGGGTGAGCAAGGGTCAGTGGTCATTGCCTTACCGCTGCCTCCGGGTTGCAGCCAGACCCTGTGGAACGATCATTCGCGCTACCTTGAGGCTTATTTACAAAGCTTTCCCGGTTATTTTCATACCGGCGACGGTGGTTATGTTGATGACGAAGGTTTTGTTTACATCATGGGCCGCACTGACGATGTGATTAACGTCGCGGGCCATCGGCTGTCTACCGGGGAGATGGAGGACTTGGTTGGTCAACATCCGGCCGTCGCCGAGTGCGCAGTGATTGGCGTGCATGACGAGATCAAAGGCCAAGTGCCGTTAGGGATGATTGTGCTCAAGGACGGTGTCGAGCAAAGCAGCGCGCAGCTCCAGAGCGAAATGGTTGCCCTGGTGCGTGAAAAAATCGGTGCCCTAGCCTGTTTGCAACGGATCGTGGTGGTCAAGCGTCTACCCAAAACCCGCTCCGGAAAAATACTGCGTGCGGTTCTGCGCAAAATTGCCGATGGAGAGGTGTTTACACCGCCGTCGACCATTGACGATACAGCCATTCTGGCGGAGATCGGTGTTGCACTGGGCATGCGGCCCAACAACCGGCCTTAA